A window of the Streptomyces sp. JB150 genome harbors these coding sequences:
- a CDS encoding DUF3000 domain-containing protein produces MAAAQGRLSDGAGGMDDPKERDLHAGEAAPPVFRAAVDALRSARLRPQLEVEATRAPQRLAPYAYALEAAVVDGEQDLADGRLVLLHDPAGHEAWRGTFRLVTLVRAELEPEMAADPLLPDVCWSWLTGALQARGLTYGEPSGTVTRASSHYFGGLSARPAASQIEIRASWTPREGLGGVPDTAGHLAAWCDLLAQVAGLPPAGPGDASVVTLPQRRGPQSR; encoded by the coding sequence ATGGCTGCGGCTCAGGGACGACTGTCGGACGGCGCTGGCGGAATGGACGACCCGAAGGAGAGGGATCTGCATGCGGGTGAGGCGGCTCCGCCGGTCTTCCGGGCCGCCGTCGACGCCCTGAGGTCGGCGCGGCTGCGCCCGCAGCTGGAGGTCGAGGCCACGCGGGCCCCGCAGCGGCTCGCGCCGTACGCGTACGCCCTGGAGGCGGCGGTGGTCGACGGCGAGCAGGACCTGGCCGACGGCCGGCTGGTGCTGCTGCACGATCCGGCCGGGCACGAGGCCTGGCGGGGCACGTTCCGGCTGGTGACGCTGGTGCGCGCGGAGCTGGAGCCGGAGATGGCGGCCGATCCGCTGCTGCCGGACGTGTGCTGGTCGTGGCTGACCGGGGCGCTGCAGGCGCGCGGGCTGACGTACGGCGAGCCGAGCGGCACGGTGACCCGGGCCAGCTCCCACTACTTCGGCGGGCTGTCGGCGCGCCCGGCGGCCTCGCAGATCGAGATCCGTGCCTCGTGGACGCCGCGGGAAGGGCTGGGCGGGGTGCCGGACACGGCGGGGCACCTGGCGGCCTGGTGCGATCTGCTGGCTCAGGTGGCCGGGCTGCCGCCCGCCGGTCCGGGTGACGCTTCGGTGGTGACGTTGCCGCAGCGGCGCGGGCCGCAGTCGCGCTGA
- the hemE gene encoding uroporphyrinogen decarboxylase: protein MSANQTQPSATYDSAFLKACRREPVPHTPVWFMRQAGRSLPEYRKVREGIPMLESCMRPELVTEITLQPVRRHGVDAAIFFSDIVVPLKAIGVDLDIKPGVGPVVERPVRSRADLDRLRHLTPEDVPYVTEAIGMLTRELGSTPLIGFAGAPFTLASYLVEGGPSRTYENAKAMMYGDPELWADLLDRLADITAAFLKVQIEAGVSAVQLFDSWAGALAPADYRRSVLPASAKVFQAVAGYGVPRIHFGVGTGELLGLMGEAGADVVGVDWRVPLDEAARRVGPGKALQGNLDPTVLFASTEAVEAKTREVLDAAAGLEGHVFNLGHGVMPATDPDALTRLVDYVHTRTAR from the coding sequence GTGAGTGCCAACCAGACGCAGCCTTCCGCGACGTACGACTCCGCCTTCCTCAAGGCGTGCAGGCGCGAACCCGTGCCGCACACGCCCGTGTGGTTCATGCGGCAGGCCGGGCGCTCGCTGCCCGAGTACCGCAAGGTCCGCGAGGGCATCCCCATGCTGGAGTCCTGCATGCGGCCCGAGCTGGTCACCGAGATCACCCTCCAGCCGGTGCGCCGGCACGGCGTGGACGCGGCGATCTTCTTCAGTGACATCGTCGTCCCGCTCAAGGCCATCGGCGTCGACCTCGACATCAAGCCCGGCGTCGGCCCGGTCGTCGAGCGCCCGGTCCGCTCCCGCGCGGACCTCGACCGGCTGCGACACCTCACCCCCGAGGACGTCCCCTACGTCACCGAGGCCATCGGGATGCTCACCCGCGAGCTGGGCTCCACCCCGCTCATCGGCTTCGCCGGCGCCCCCTTCACCCTCGCGAGCTACCTCGTCGAGGGCGGCCCCTCGCGGACGTACGAGAACGCCAAGGCGATGATGTACGGCGACCCCGAGCTGTGGGCCGACCTGCTCGACCGCCTCGCGGACATCACGGCCGCGTTCCTGAAGGTCCAGATCGAGGCGGGCGTCTCGGCGGTCCAGCTGTTCGACTCCTGGGCCGGCGCGCTCGCCCCCGCCGACTACCGGCGCTCCGTCCTGCCCGCCTCGGCGAAGGTCTTCCAGGCCGTCGCCGGCTACGGCGTCCCGCGCATCCACTTCGGCGTCGGCACCGGCGAGCTGCTGGGCCTGATGGGCGAGGCCGGCGCGGACGTCGTCGGCGTCGACTGGCGCGTCCCGCTCGACGAGGCCGCCCGCCGGGTCGGCCCCGGCAAGGCGCTCCAGGGCAACCTCGACCCGACCGTCCTGTTCGCCTCCACCGAGGCCGTCGAGGCCAAGACCCGCGAGGTGCTGGACGCGGCGGCCGGCCTGGAGGGCCACGTCTTCAACCTCGGCCACGGCGTCATGCCGGCCACCGACCCGGACGCGCTGACCCGCCTGGTCGACTACGTCCACACGCGGACCGCCCGCTGA
- a CDS encoding rhomboid family intramembrane serine protease — translation MVIPVHDVNPARRTPWVTYALIAANVLAFLFMPGLAGTVAGDTALAQQCHLHAFLDQYAAVPQELIHHRMPRLVPTGETAVGPQGPGCVVAPPDYGKSPELSVLSAMFLHGGWLHLLGNMLFLLIFGNNIEDRMGHVRFALFYLACGYAATYGFALLNAGSGEPLIGASGAIAGVLGAYLVLYPKARVWVLVPFLIFLPLRLPAWLVLGFWFGLQAVYSSGEGVSDAGTVAYAAHIVGFLAGMLLAWPLKPGTPPPPEPRGLLFGRQARPRHTW, via the coding sequence GTGGTCATCCCGGTCCATGACGTGAACCCGGCGCGCCGTACGCCCTGGGTGACGTACGCGCTCATCGCCGCCAACGTGCTGGCGTTCCTGTTCATGCCCGGCCTGGCCGGCACCGTGGCCGGGGACACGGCCCTCGCCCAGCAGTGCCATCTGCACGCGTTCCTGGACCAGTACGCGGCGGTGCCGCAGGAGCTGATCCACCACCGGATGCCGCGGCTGGTGCCGACCGGCGAGACCGCGGTGGGGCCGCAGGGGCCGGGCTGTGTCGTGGCGCCGCCGGACTACGGCAAGTCACCTGAGCTGAGCGTGCTCAGCGCGATGTTCCTGCACGGCGGCTGGCTGCACCTGCTCGGCAACATGCTGTTCCTGCTGATCTTCGGCAACAACATCGAGGACCGCATGGGCCACGTCCGCTTCGCGCTGTTCTACCTGGCGTGCGGCTACGCGGCGACGTACGGCTTCGCGCTCCTCAACGCCGGTTCGGGCGAGCCGCTGATCGGCGCGTCCGGGGCGATCGCCGGGGTCCTCGGCGCCTATCTGGTGCTGTATCCGAAGGCCCGGGTGTGGGTGCTGGTGCCGTTCCTGATCTTCCTGCCGCTGAGGCTGCCGGCCTGGCTGGTGCTGGGCTTCTGGTTCGGGCTCCAGGCGGTGTACTCCTCCGGCGAGGGCGTCTCGGACGCCGGCACCGTGGCGTACGCGGCGCACATCGTCGGCTTCCTCGCCGGGATGCTGCTGGCCTGGCCGCTCAAGCCGGGCACGCCACCGCCGCCGGAGCCGCGCGGCCTGCTCTTCGGCAGGCAGGCCCGGCCCCGGCACACCTGGTGA